From Pleurocapsa sp. PCC 7319:
AAAAAAAGAATATGAGCAAGTTATGAAGAAAAAAACATATGTACTGTTTTACTTCTATTATTTTGAATAAATTAAAAAATATTTTGAGCTTTTGCTCATGACTTGTTCAAATGCTCTTTTTATAATTGAAATTATACTTTTTTTCTTAAAAATTATGAGAATAACGTTACTATTTGAAACAATTAGTAATTTTGAGATAAATCCATGTCAGCGATTGCCAGTTATAGTTTTCAGAGCAAAACCATTCTTATTACAGGTGGTGCGGGAGACATTGGCAAAGCCACAGCTCATCGTTTTGCTGAGAATGGAGGGGGAATAATGTTGCTAAATATTAACGAAGCTAAGATAAGTGAAGTTGTCAGCATTTCCACCATATAACCAGTCAAATCTCGGTCAAGAACAACACC
This genomic window contains:
- a CDS encoding SDR family NAD(P)-dependent oxidoreductase, whose amino-acid sequence is MSAIASYSFQSKTILITGGAGDIGKATAHRFAENGGGIMLLNINEAKISEVVSISTI